Below is a genomic region from Raphanus sativus cultivar WK10039 chromosome 4, ASM80110v3, whole genome shotgun sequence.
CTCTTGTTCTTTATCAGTTTTTTAAAGACCGGCACTATTTGGACAAGGAATGGAATAGCTATTTTTCTGTGAGTAGCAAAGCCAATTTCTTCTAGTATCTTCTCAATTTACCTATCCTATTCCTGAGTTTGTATtattctccttttttttctcaGGCTAGTGGAGAAAAGGTCATTCTTGAGGTAATCACAAATCCTCAAGCTATTATTCCTAATCTAATTTCTAAATGGCTagataaagatttttttttttttggtagaatAGTATTCTGAGCAATATTTGGTCTTTGATTTGCAGGTTGGCTGTGGAGCTGGAAACACCATCTTTCCGTTGATTGCTACATATCCACACATATTTGTTTATGCTTGTGATTTTTCACCACGCGCTGTTGACTTGGTCAAGGTCCGTCTTCATTCTTCTGTTTTATGTTTTGCTTTTTCTTTCAttggttttttttctctttgctaGTGAGGTCAACGATGTTAGCTTTTAAACGTATTAAACGGTGTACGGTTTGACGTATGCTTCACAGGCTCACGAAGAATACACAGAGACCCGCGTGTGTGCATTTGCTTCCGACTTGACCGGGGATGACCTTCACAAACATATTTCTCCATCTTCAGTTGACATTGTGACCATggtaaaatagtaatattttctAGCTAAAGTTTATATTCTATATAGATATCTTAGTTGATTTACTATCTTTTACTCTCTTAGATTTTGTTTCTTTGAGTTCATCATGTTTGAGCCTTTTCCTTTCTCATCATGAACTCTCTTACATCTCATGTGTTGAGCAGATATTCGTTTTATCTGCGGTATCCCCAGAGAAGATGCCCTTCGTATTGCAGAACATCAAGAGAGTACTTAAGGTATCAATCAAATCCGTTCTAATCCCCTGACAACATACCCTTCCCCTTAATATCTTATTGTTCTTTTTTCCCAGCCAAATGGGTGTATACTCTTCCGTGACTATGCTGTTGGTGATCTTGCTCAGGTTTGATCCCTTTTAGTTATTCCAAAGTtgagttattgttttttttctttcacatcGTTGTATTAGTTGAGATTCAGCAAAAACATCATAAATTGTATAAACATCAgaactttaagtttttaattttgacattttcatgttttttcaaGAGAATAAAAAATTTGTAGTCTGGATTGACCTTTTGGGAAGAACAATCAGTTTTTATGTGTTTCAGTATATGTTTTAACAGGAAAGGTTCTCTGGGAAGGATCAGAAGATCAGCGACAACTTCTATGTCAGAGGCGATGGCACTGTAAGTTCTTTCTTTCCTTCTCTCTTTTAAAGCAtgcattaaatatttattttagcacAACTGTGAATAATTTCTTGTACCTTTCTATGCAGCGTGCATTCTACTTCTCTAATGAATTCTTAGAAACATTGTTTGGGGAAGAAGGTTTTGAAGTTGAAGAGATTGGTGTTTGCTGCAAACAAGTTGAGAACCGTTCGCGAGAACTGGTCATGAACCGCCGCTGGGTCCAAGCCACTTTCCGTCTATCAAATGGCACTAAAAACCCTTGTGATACTACTGCCAAGTTAGACCAATCTGAGGAGCAAGAAAGTAAAGAGACTGTTGATAGTACCGACATTGACATATCCGATGGTCTTGCAATGGAAATGTTCGGAGCCTCCCCATCTAGTCATGAGGTAAGAGAGACTTAAGTCTGTTTTTTCACATATTTGTCCAAAACGTATAAACttcatctctctttctttttgttctaTTTGATAGATGAGCGAGTTTAAGCTAAGGGATTCCGCTTTCAAAATCAAACTTCTGTCCAAAGAATATCAACACACTTGCAAATCTACGGGGTTGATGCTATGGGAGTCTGCTCGGTTCATGGCCTCTGTTCTCGACAGGAACCCAAACATCGTTTCTGGAAAACGGGTGTTGGAGTTGGGTTGTGGCTGCACAGGAATCTGCTCCATGGTGGCTGCCAGGTCAGCTAACCTCGTAGTAGCTACCGATGCAGACAAAAAGGCGCTCACGCTATTAACGGAGAACATCGCAACGAATCTCGAATCTTCTCTGCTTGGAAAACTGAAAACAGGTGTCCTTGAATGGGGAAACAAAGAGCATATACAAGGCATCAAAGGTTTAGCGTCTTGCGGAGGGTTTGATGTTATCATCGGGACAGATGTTACCTACGTAGCTGAAGCCATTGTACCTTTGTTCCAAACCGCAAAGGAGTTGATCTTGCAGAAAGTGGGAGAGGGTTCTGAGGAGAAGCCAGCGTTGATTCTGTGCCATGTTTTCAGAAGGGTTGATGAGCCTTCTCTCTTGTCAGCTGCGTCTAAGTTTGGGTTCAAGCTTGTAGACAGATGGGCTGTGAATTCCAGGGAGTCTCCTATTGGGAACATCGTTGACCGTTGGTTTTATGAAAATGATTTGGTCGCGGAGATCCCGAGTTCAGCTTTGCATATTCTATACTTTCAGATGGAGTagccttggagatttggtatgCAAGTTCTTGTGATTTTGTCGTAGAATCTCAATCAATgagttttctattttaattttttattgatcAGTGGATTGCGTTGGCTGATCTTGTTTTGTGATCTTGCAAGAGTCTGGCCCTTTTTTTAAGAGTGAGGATTACAACAGCTTTAAAAAGAAGGTGCCAGTAGAATTACAAGGAATAGTTTGTATTGGACTgatattttgaagattttttgtttttgacataGTTTCCGTTTTACAAATATCAAGCATGAAGTTGATACATGGGATGTATCCAGTCCAGTGTGCTCCAATAGAAAGATCCTCTAAGCATACTTTAGCATTTCCAATCATTTGTATGTGTGTTTGTAATTAAGAGTTACTTGTAACCAAATTTGGCAGCCTTTTCGCTTGACCATGTACTTGCTTAAAAATCAGTAGGAAAGGGATGTTTATAATTGAGTAGTGGTGTATGTCATGAAGCAGAGAAGTCTAAGACCAGCTCAGGCCCGGATTACAAGAACCTTATGTAATACAATCTGTCATGTATATGTTCATTCACTTATTAGGAATATTGTACTTATCTTCTATGATAGTGCACTTGAGTATTGTTCTTAAACCCCTTTATGATCTCAAACAAGCATGAGACAATGGTTCTTGAAGTTGTGTACTTTTGTTCAGTTACATTGTGATTACACTTGTTTCTTGAAAACTATTGATGATGTGTTTCTCAGTATATTGTTACGATATTGAAATTGTTGACAACAATGACTCAGCGGATAACACATAAAGACTTACAAGAGTGGAAGAAGCCGACGTTTCAAAGTTCACACAAGACGGAGAAATTGCATACAGAATGTCAATATGATATGTCTTACAAGCAAATTCATGACCCCTTGATTTGTCCTTTACAGACTTTTTGAGGAAAGATTTGTAACTCAGCCTGAATTCATATTAAGTGGACTTCATCTTTTCCCGCATCTTATATTGCAGCGTTGCAGGAGCACAATCTAGTGGTGTTTCTCCTGGTGACAGGTAACAAATTATATACTTAGAGCAAAACAAAAAGCATCTGTTTCCTATGTCGAAGGAAAGTTTTCACTAACTATCACAAGAATAATGCTCTCGTCAAACTGGTTTATCATGTCATGAAGGCAAGTGTTTGTCACATGAAAAGTACCTTGTGCATTTTTGTAGTCAAGGTTTGCTCCATGTTCCATTAACATCAACGCAATATCAGTTTGGTTGAATAAAACCGCCTGTTGAAGCAAAGCATTATGTAATTTACCCACGCAAAAGAAGTGGCTTAAAGAGAGAGGAGCCGGAAGAGATTACCAGATGAAGCACTGACATTCCCTGCTTGTCATGGAAATTTGCATCCACgccctgaattttttttttttaagttttagtcTCTCTGTATATTTGTGAGTTATTATTATCACAGAGTTCCTGAATTGGACGATGAGTAGTAGTACCTCATTCAGAAGCTTTTTCACGCCAGCAGTGTCACCATTCTTAATTGCTTCTCTTAATCCCTTTTATTtacaacaaaattaataatctgTTAGATGAGATGGAAACTATGATATGAGATGTAAATTGTAATTTAGTTACCTCCCCATTGACTTGATATTCTTTTTGGGGCTTGTCTAGTCTGCGAATTTCAACAGCTTAATTACATAACAAAATTACTAGAAAGATATAGACAAATCAGTTTAACAGAATGTTCTAATCCTAGAAGCAACAAAGAAGACCGGATGCAAGTTTTTCTACACAGCCAATTACACAAGTAATTATAAAGTGCAAGAACAACCCATGTTGATGCTTCCTTGCACTAGTGACTGACTAATCAAGTAAAGTCTAAAAGCAGAAAAAAAATGTCTAGACTTACAATGGAGTAATTTTTATGTGAAAACTTTGTTATGATACTATAAGTAAATTCAAACATACCTAGTAGCATTGCTGCTGGAAGTGGAACCTTTACTTTTAGCTGAAGTGTCAGACTTTGGTCTGGGATCTGACTGAGAAAGAGCCATAGGAGCCGGTGTAGCCTGTTCCAACATATATTAGCCCAAGCTACTCAACTAAATACATTTGAAATATCTGTTTACCTGTGAGGTTTTGGGTGGAGCAACACAGATGCAAAGAGGCATACCACACTTGCATTCCATTGTTTCACTATCTCCTGGTCCCATTCTTCTCTGTTAAGAATGCACTCAAATCATATTGCTTCTCACAAGTTTGATACAAGACTCCCATTCATGGtattatctaaaattagtaATCCAATTTTTTCTTGCTTTCCTCTCCCAAAATCAAGATTACATGCTTCATTTAATTCAAAACAGGAAATGATATTGAAATGAAATCGCAAGCGTTAAAGCATTCCAAAAGGAAC
It encodes:
- the LOC108855469 gene encoding uncharacterized protein LOC108855469; this translates as MSSATEEQQNLIEKLQIYPTSKAGVSPFWRDKYERDAKKYWDIFYKHHGDRFFKDRHYLDKEWNSYFSASGEKVILEVGCGAGNTIFPLIATYPHIFVYACDFSPRAVDLVKAHEEYTETRVCAFASDLTGDDLHKHISPSSVDIVTMIFVLSAVSPEKMPFVLQNIKRVLKPNGCILFRDYAVGDLAQERFSGKDQKISDNFYVRGDGTRAFYFSNEFLETLFGEEGFEVEEIGVCCKQVENRSRELVMNRRWVQATFRLSNGTKNPCDTTAKLDQSEEQESKETVDSTDIDISDGLAMEMFGASPSSHEMSEFKLRDSAFKIKLLSKEYQHTCKSTGLMLWESARFMASVLDRNPNIVSGKRVLELGCGCTGICSMVAARSANLVVATDADKKALTLLTENIATNLESSLLGKLKTGVLEWGNKEHIQGIKGLASCGGFDVIIGTDVTYVAEAIVPLFQTAKELILQKVGEGSEEKPALILCHVFRRVDEPSLLSAASKFGFKLVDRWAVNSRESPIGNIVDRWFYENDLVAEIPSSALHILYFQME
- the LOC108855470 gene encoding palmitoyltransferase AKR1; its protein translation is MGPGDSETMECKCGMPLCICVAPPKTSQATPAPMALSQSDPRPKSDTSAKSKGSTSSSNATRLDKPQKEYQVNGEGLREAIKNGDTAGVKKLLNEGVDANFHDKQGMSVLHLAVLFNQTDIALMLMEHGANLDYKNAQGETPLDCAPATLQYKMREKMKST